One Pantoea trifolii DNA segment encodes these proteins:
- the soxS gene encoding superoxide response transcriptional regulator SoxS, whose translation MMQQEIIHSLSNWIDQNLDKALSIDEVAAKSGYSKWHLQRMFRAVTKQTLGGYIRERRLTLAAEALRQTQRPVFDIAMQYGYDSQQTFSRVFRRQFSQTPTAYRHTMRRQAMIQRPRLLSFDCADNNMTSFAQRTTGECCPVS comes from the coding sequence ATGATGCAACAGGAAATCATTCATTCGCTGTCCAACTGGATCGATCAGAATCTGGATAAAGCGCTGTCTATTGATGAAGTCGCGGCAAAATCAGGTTACTCAAAATGGCACCTGCAGCGTATGTTCCGTGCCGTCACGAAACAAACGCTGGGTGGCTATATTCGCGAACGTCGTCTGACGCTGGCCGCTGAAGCGCTGCGCCAAACTCAGCGTCCGGTGTTCGATATCGCGATGCAATACGGTTATGACTCGCAGCAGACTTTCTCGCGCGTGTTCCGCCGTCAGTTCTCACAAACGCCTACCGCTTATCGTCACACCATGCGTCGCCAGGCGATGATTCAGCGTCCACGCTTGCTCAGTTTTGACTGTGCAGACAACAACATGACCAGTTTTGCCCAGCGTACAACCGGCGAGTGCTGCCCGGTTAGCTAA
- the soxR gene encoding redox-sensitive transcriptional activator SoxR — translation MKKERNYPKPVLTPGEVAKRSGVAVSALHFYETKGLIFSSRNGGNQRRYSRDVLRRVAIIKIAQRIGIPLATVSDSLTHVPANKRMSTQEWDALTQHWREELDKRIETLTRLRNDLDGCIGCGCLSMRDCPLRNPGDRLGEQGSGAVLLDPEQDEQKR, via the coding sequence ATGAAAAAAGAACGCAATTACCCGAAGCCGGTTTTAACGCCGGGTGAAGTGGCGAAGCGCAGCGGCGTGGCGGTGTCGGCGCTGCACTTCTATGAGACCAAAGGATTGATTTTCAGCTCGCGCAACGGCGGCAATCAACGTCGCTACAGCCGTGACGTGCTGCGTCGCGTGGCCATAATCAAAATTGCGCAACGCATCGGCATTCCGCTGGCGACGGTGAGCGACAGCCTGACACATGTGCCGGCCAATAAGCGCATGTCGACGCAGGAGTGGGACGCGTTGACGCAACACTGGCGCGAGGAGCTGGATAAACGCATCGAAACCCTGACGCGCCTGCGTAACGATCTGGATGGCTGCATTGGCTGCGGCTGTTTATCGATGCGCGATTGCCCGCTACGCAATCCGGGTGACCGCCTGGGCGAGCAAGGTTCGGGTGCGGTGCTACTCGATCCGGAACAAGACGAGCAAAAACGCTGA
- a CDS encoding glutathione S-transferase family protein translates to MITVHHLENSRSHRVLWLLEELAVPYQIKRYQRENTLLAPDSLKKVHPLGKSPVITDGNRVIAESGAILEYLQLKYDSEHQLALSHEDEQIQARYWLHYAEGSLMPLLVIKLVFAQFGKKPVPWLLRPAGIALSKGIQKAWLNKQLALHGSVIEEHLTQHPFFAGSRFSIADVQMSFPLLALQLRGSLRDMPATARWLETMQQRAAWQRAIQQGGEIELSR, encoded by the coding sequence ATGATCACCGTTCACCATCTGGAAAACTCCCGCTCGCATCGCGTGTTATGGCTACTGGAAGAGCTCGCGGTGCCTTACCAAATCAAACGCTATCAGCGTGAAAACACTCTGCTGGCACCCGATTCGTTAAAGAAAGTGCATCCGCTGGGTAAATCACCGGTGATTACCGACGGCAATCGCGTGATTGCCGAGTCGGGCGCGATTCTCGAATACCTGCAACTCAAATACGACAGCGAGCATCAGCTGGCGCTGAGCCATGAAGATGAACAGATTCAGGCGCGTTACTGGCTGCATTACGCGGAAGGATCGCTGATGCCGCTGCTGGTAATAAAGCTGGTGTTTGCGCAGTTTGGCAAAAAGCCGGTCCCGTGGCTGCTGCGTCCGGCGGGTATCGCGCTGAGCAAAGGGATTCAGAAAGCCTGGCTGAATAAGCAGCTGGCTTTGCACGGCAGCGTGATTGAAGAGCATCTTACGCAGCATCCATTTTTTGCCGGTTCACGTTTTAGTATCGCCGATGTGCAGATGAGCTTTCCGCTGCTGGCGCTGCAGTTGCGTGGTTCACTGCGCGATATGCCCGCCACCGCCCGCTGGCTGGAAACCATGCAGCAGCGCGCTGCCTGGCAACGTGCAATCCAGCAGGGTGGTGAGATTGAGTTGAGCCGCTAA
- a CDS encoding NCS2 family permease, with the protein MSGESRPASGKLDAWFNISARGSSVRQEVLAGLTTFLAMVYSVIVVPGMLGKAGFSPTAVFVATCLVASFGSIIMGLWANLPMAIGCAISLTAFTAFSLVLGQHISVPVALGAVFLMGLLFTLISVTGIRAWILRNLPMGVAHGTGVGIGLFLLLIAADGIGLVVKNPAAGLPVALGQFASFPVIMSLVGLAAIFGLEKRRVPGGILLTIITISIIGLIFDPAVTYQGLFAMPSLKDANGQSAMFSLDIMGALQPVVLPSVLALVMTAVFDATGTIRAVAGQANLLDKEGQIINGGRALTTDSVSSLFAGLVGASPAAVYIESAAGTAAGGKTGLTAIVVGLLFLVILFMSPLAYLVPAYATAPALMYVGLLMLSNVAKIDFNDFVDAMSGLLTAVFIVLTCNIVTGIMLGFASLVIGRLFAGEWRKLNVGTVVIAVALVAFYAGGWAI; encoded by the coding sequence ATGTCTGGCGAATCGCGCCCGGCCAGTGGAAAACTGGACGCCTGGTTCAATATCTCTGCACGCGGCAGCAGCGTGCGTCAGGAAGTCTTGGCGGGTCTGACAACGTTTCTGGCGATGGTGTATTCCGTCATCGTGGTGCCCGGCATGCTGGGCAAAGCGGGCTTCTCGCCAACGGCGGTGTTCGTTGCCACCTGCTTAGTCGCTAGCTTTGGTTCGATTATCATGGGCTTGTGGGCCAACCTGCCAATGGCGATTGGTTGCGCCATCTCGCTGACAGCCTTCACCGCCTTCAGCCTGGTGCTCGGCCAGCATATCAGCGTACCGGTGGCGCTTGGCGCAGTGTTCCTGATGGGCTTACTGTTCACGCTGATTTCGGTCACCGGCATCCGTGCGTGGATTCTGCGTAATTTGCCGATGGGCGTGGCGCACGGAACCGGTGTCGGTATCGGCTTGTTCCTGCTGCTGATCGCCGCTGACGGCATTGGTTTGGTGGTGAAAAACCCGGCTGCGGGCTTGCCGGTGGCGTTGGGTCAGTTCGCGTCGTTCCCGGTGATCATGTCGCTGGTCGGCCTGGCAGCGATTTTCGGTCTGGAAAAACGCCGCGTGCCGGGCGGCATTCTGCTGACCATCATCACCATCTCGATTATTGGCCTGATTTTCGATCCGGCGGTGACCTATCAAGGTCTGTTCGCCATGCCGAGCCTGAAGGATGCCAACGGGCAATCGGCGATGTTTAGCCTTGATATCATGGGCGCGCTGCAACCTGTGGTGCTGCCAAGCGTGCTGGCGCTGGTGATGACCGCCGTATTTGATGCCACCGGCACCATTCGCGCGGTAGCAGGCCAGGCGAATCTGCTGGATAAAGAGGGGCAGATCATCAACGGCGGTCGTGCGCTGACCACCGATTCCGTCAGCAGCCTGTTCGCTGGTTTGGTTGGCGCTTCGCCGGCTGCGGTCTACATCGAATCGGCGGCAGGAACGGCGGCGGGCGGTAAAACCGGTCTGACGGCGATTGTGGTGGGTTTGCTGTTCCTGGTAATCCTATTTATGTCACCGCTAGCCTATCTGGTTCCCGCTTATGCGACGGCTCCAGCATTGATGTACGTTGGCCTGCTGATGCTGAGCAACGTGGCAAAAATCGACTTCAACGACTTCGTTGATGCGATGTCCGGCCTGCTGACCGCAGTGTTCATCGTGCTGACCTGCAACATTGTCACCGGCATCATGCTCGGCTTCGCTTCACTGGTGATTGGTCGCCTGTTTGCCGGCGAGTGGCGCAAGCTAAACGTTGGCACCGTGGTGATTGCTGTCGCGCTGGTGGCGTTCTATGCCGGTGGCTGGGCCATCTGA
- a CDS encoding Na+/H+ antiporter: protein MEIFFTILIMTLVVSLSSVAARILPFQIPLPLVQIAAGALLAFPVFGLHVDFDPELFLVLFIPPLLFADGWKTPINEFLHHGREIMGLALVLVLITVVGIGYLIYWLVPGIPLIPAFALAAVLSPTDAVALSGIVGEGRIPKKIMSIVQGEALMNDASGLVSLKFAVAVAMGTMVFTWGGASVEFLKVAVGGLVAGVAICWLYGRSLRLLSRWSGDDPATQTVLLLLLPFASYLIAEHLGVSGILAAVAAGMTITRSGIIRQAPLAMRLRANSVWQMLEFVFNGMVFLMLGLQLPDILSTSIAQAQADPNVELWMLFTDVLLVYAALMVVRFGWLWIMKRTSMRLLKKKPLEFTNYSLRELLIASFAGVRGAITLAGVLSIPLFLSNGDPFPARYELVFIATGVILVSLLVGVVILPILLRDVESIDKVGHRREIQFARAAMAGVAIESLHKMEQRLETDTEENIDPELLKEVSLRVIGNLRRRAEGKNDIEQAQFAENLERRFRLNALRAERAEVYHLRATQEISNETMQKLLHDLDLLEALLIEKEE from the coding sequence ATGGAAATCTTCTTTACTATTCTCATCATGACGCTGGTGGTTTCACTCTCCAGCGTGGCGGCACGTATTCTGCCGTTTCAAATTCCCCTGCCGCTGGTGCAAATTGCCGCCGGTGCACTGCTCGCGTTTCCCGTCTTCGGCCTGCATGTCGATTTTGATCCGGAGCTGTTCCTCGTGCTGTTCATTCCGCCGCTGCTGTTCGCGGATGGCTGGAAAACGCCGATTAATGAGTTCCTGCATCACGGTCGCGAAATCATGGGGCTGGCGCTGGTTCTGGTGCTGATCACCGTGGTCGGGATTGGCTACCTGATTTACTGGCTGGTGCCAGGCATTCCGCTGATTCCCGCCTTTGCGCTGGCGGCGGTGCTGTCGCCAACCGATGCCGTGGCGCTGTCCGGCATTGTCGGTGAAGGGCGCATCCCGAAAAAAATCATGTCGATTGTGCAGGGCGAAGCCCTGATGAACGACGCATCGGGTCTGGTATCGCTGAAGTTTGCCGTCGCGGTGGCGATGGGCACCATGGTGTTTACGTGGGGCGGCGCCAGCGTCGAGTTTCTCAAAGTGGCGGTCGGCGGTTTGGTTGCCGGTGTGGCGATATGCTGGCTGTATGGCCGCTCACTGCGTCTGCTAAGCCGCTGGAGCGGTGATGACCCGGCAACCCAAACCGTGCTGCTGCTGCTGTTACCGTTCGCCTCATACCTGATTGCGGAACACCTTGGCGTGTCGGGCATCCTCGCCGCCGTCGCCGCCGGTATGACCATCACGCGTTCCGGCATTATCCGCCAGGCACCGCTGGCGATGCGTCTGCGTGCGAACAGCGTGTGGCAGATGCTTGAGTTCGTGTTCAACGGCATGGTGTTCCTGATGCTCGGCCTGCAACTGCCCGACATCCTTTCCACCTCGATTGCGCAAGCGCAAGCCGATCCCAACGTCGAACTGTGGATGCTGTTTACCGACGTTCTGTTGGTCTACGCCGCGCTGATGGTAGTGCGTTTCGGTTGGTTGTGGATCATGAAGCGCACCAGTATGCGCTTACTGAAGAAGAAGCCGCTGGAGTTTACCAACTACTCGCTGCGTGAACTGCTGATTGCCTCTTTTGCCGGGGTACGCGGCGCCATCACGCTGGCCGGTGTGCTGTCGATTCCGCTGTTCCTCAGCAACGGCGATCCGTTCCCGGCGCGCTATGAATTGGTGTTCATCGCCACCGGGGTAATCCTGGTGTCGCTGCTGGTGGGTGTGGTGATCTTGCCGATTCTGCTGCGTGACGTTGAGAGCATCGACAAGGTTGGCCATCGTCGTGAGATTCAGTTCGCACGTGCTGCGATGGCGGGCGTGGCGATTGAGAGCCTGCATAAAATGGAGCAGCGTCTCGAAACCGACACCGAAGAGAACATCGATCCGGAACTGCTGAAAGAGGTCAGTTTGCGCGTGATTGGTAATCTGCGTCGCCGCGCGGAGGGCAAAAACGATATCGAACAGGCGCAATTTGCCGAAAACCTCGAACGTCGTTTCCGCCTCAATGCGCTGCGTGCCGAGCGTGCCGAGGTTTATCATCTGCGCGCCACGCAGGAGATCTCCAACGAGACGATGCAGAAACTGCTGCACGATCTCGATCTGCTGGAAGCGCTGCTGATAGAGAAAGAGGAATAG
- a CDS encoding LysR family transcriptional regulator — protein sequence MDVRALRYFTEVVRQQSFTRAAEKLFVTQPTISKMLRQLREELGCTLLLREGRKLHLTDSGQAVYQRGLVILQEFHQLEAQLGDINQLKTGELRLGIPPMVGMQMAGSISAFRRRYPGVQLKISEFGGLTAQQAVLSGALDIALTALPIEPELPLNTLELMHHPLCVLLPRSEQWRDHHTVGLAELAEHPLLILNEEFALNRQIRKAFQRQNLTPTIALRSAQWDFLAAMVQAGMGLAILPEPICLRLDKQSLLWLPLESELQWSLGLIWREGSYLSRSAEAWIECCREHWPDSAPRLSV from the coding sequence ATGGACGTGCGCGCCCTGCGCTATTTCACTGAAGTGGTGCGTCAGCAAAGCTTCACCCGCGCCGCTGAGAAGCTGTTCGTGACGCAGCCGACTATCAGCAAAATGCTGCGCCAGCTGAGAGAGGAGCTCGGCTGCACCTTGCTGCTGCGTGAAGGTCGCAAACTGCATCTTACTGATAGCGGCCAGGCGGTTTACCAGCGCGGATTGGTGATTCTGCAGGAATTCCACCAGCTCGAAGCGCAGTTGGGCGACATTAACCAGTTGAAAACCGGCGAGCTGCGGCTGGGTATTCCGCCGATGGTCGGCATGCAGATGGCCGGATCGATCTCCGCCTTTCGCCGCCGTTATCCGGGCGTACAGCTGAAAATATCCGAGTTCGGTGGATTGACGGCGCAGCAAGCGGTACTGAGTGGCGCGCTGGATATCGCCCTCACCGCGCTGCCGATTGAGCCAGAACTGCCGCTCAATACGCTGGAGCTGATGCACCATCCGCTGTGCGTGCTGCTGCCGCGCAGTGAACAATGGCGCGATCACCACACAGTCGGTTTGGCGGAGTTAGCTGAACATCCGCTGTTGATCCTTAATGAAGAGTTCGCGCTGAATCGCCAGATCCGCAAAGCGTTTCAACGTCAGAACCTGACGCCGACGATTGCGCTGCGCAGCGCGCAGTGGGATTTTCTCGCCGCGATGGTGCAGGCGGGCATGGGATTGGCGATTCTGCCGGAGCCCATTTGTCTGCGGTTGGATAAACAATCGCTGCTGTGGCTGCCGCTGGAATCGGAGTTGCAGTGGAGTTTAGGGTTGATTTGGCGGGAAGGCAGTTATCTGTCGCGTAGCGCCGAAGCGTGGATTGAGTGTTGCCGTGAACATTGGCCGGATAGTGCGCCGCGGCTGTCGGTGTGA
- a CDS encoding CidA/LrgA family protein has product MMALSPRRTDLLQRTFVPLQLVLYVGLFIFSDRLVSWLHLPLPANVVGMVLLLVLIMTRIVPLRWVKAGANWLLAEMLLFFIPAVVAVVNYSDLLRSEGWRICVVIGVSTLLVLASTSLVVDRLYRFELARAARKQVHHE; this is encoded by the coding sequence ATGATGGCATTAAGTCCGCGCAGAACGGATCTCCTGCAACGTACGTTTGTTCCGCTGCAGCTGGTGCTGTATGTCGGGTTGTTTATTTTTAGCGACAGGCTGGTGAGCTGGCTGCATCTGCCGCTGCCGGCCAATGTGGTTGGCATGGTGCTGCTGCTGGTGTTAATCATGACGCGCATCGTGCCGCTGCGCTGGGTGAAAGCCGGTGCTAACTGGCTGCTGGCGGAAATGCTGCTGTTCTTTATTCCGGCAGTGGTGGCGGTGGTGAACTACAGCGATTTGCTGCGCAGCGAAGGCTGGCGCATCTGCGTGGTGATTGGCGTCAGTACCTTGCTGGTGCTGGCTTCCACTTCACTGGTGGTCGATCGTTTATACCGCTTCGAACTGGCGCGCGCCGCGCGTAAGCAGGTGCATCATGAATGA
- a CDS encoding LrgB family protein codes for MNDLLISLLCLTFTLLVYYLNKIIYRRWRTLLLMPLVLTPLVLVALLLLTHVSWKNYIAESHWLIWLLGPATLAFAVPVYENLDIIKRHWLSLSVGVLTATLVAVCSSVWLARLLTLPETIQRSLAVRSITTPFALAAAQPIGGQPDLVALFVVITGVFGMAVGDVLFLRIAIKQGVAKGAGFGAASHGAGTARAYQLGQQEGVVSSLVMMLSGVVTVILAPLLNHLLWVS; via the coding sequence ATGAATGATCTGTTGATTAGCCTGCTGTGTCTGACGTTCACGCTGCTGGTCTATTACCTCAACAAGATTATCTATCGGCGCTGGCGCACGCTGCTATTGATGCCGCTGGTGTTGACGCCGCTGGTGCTGGTGGCGCTGCTGCTGCTCACTCATGTCAGCTGGAAAAATTACATCGCCGAAAGTCACTGGCTGATTTGGTTGCTCGGTCCGGCCACGCTGGCGTTTGCCGTGCCGGTGTATGAGAACCTCGACATCATCAAGCGCCACTGGCTGTCGCTCAGCGTGGGCGTGCTGACGGCCACGCTGGTGGCGGTATGCAGCTCGGTGTGGCTGGCGCGCTTGCTGACGCTGCCGGAAACCATCCAGCGCAGCCTGGCAGTACGCTCGATCACCACGCCGTTTGCGCTGGCAGCCGCGCAGCCGATTGGCGGGCAGCCGGATCTGGTGGCGCTGTTTGTGGTGATCACCGGCGTGTTTGGCATGGCGGTGGGTGATGTACTTTTTCTGCGTATCGCTATCAAACAAGGCGTCGCCAAAGGCGCGGGATTTGGCGCCGCATCACATGGCGCAGGTACCGCGCGCGCTTACCAACTCGGCCAGCAGGAAGGCGTGGTGTCCAGCCTGGTGATGATGCTGTCTGGCGTCGTGACGGTGATTCTGGCGCCGCTGCTGAACCATTTATTATGGGTGTCATAA
- a CDS encoding YfaZ family outer membrane protein, translating into MKSQYFAMGLLLASAGVIAQEIGVKGGSDFFAAAINSQKTAPGLQYGIEYVNAKHQSELVDANLGYGVAMGALRIIPRVGVFWAELNDDKSSSFGANAGIRAMAPLPQANHTWLYLDFSMSPNVGNYNLEHLHQFEAGIYYQPAHWLTLSSGYRYLGSGLSSNTTHRSVDGLFLGAAWRF; encoded by the coding sequence ATGAAAAGTCAGTATTTTGCAATGGGGCTGCTGTTGGCCTCCGCTGGGGTAATCGCTCAGGAAATCGGCGTAAAGGGTGGTAGTGATTTCTTTGCTGCCGCAATCAATAGCCAAAAAACCGCGCCAGGCCTGCAATATGGGATTGAGTATGTGAATGCAAAACATCAGTCAGAATTAGTGGACGCGAATCTGGGGTATGGTGTCGCTATGGGCGCACTGCGAATCATTCCTCGCGTAGGCGTGTTCTGGGCTGAGTTGAACGATGATAAATCCTCCAGCTTCGGGGCAAATGCAGGTATCCGTGCGATGGCTCCGCTGCCGCAAGCTAATCATACCTGGCTCTACCTCGATTTCAGCATGTCGCCAAATGTCGGCAATTATAACCTGGAGCACCTGCATCAGTTTGAGGCGGGAATTTACTACCAACCAGCCCACTGGTTAACGCTAAGTTCCGGTTACCGCTACTTGGGCAGTGGCTTGAGCAGTAATACTACTCATCGTTCGGTTGATGGTCTTTTTCTTGGCGCAGCCTGGCGTTTCTAG
- a CDS encoding YfaZ family outer membrane protein, with protein MLKQLVTGSVLGLALLSSGAQAIEGSVDVGEHSTNLNLGLGTTSPGLFLKGNWLRSDHDGSTYGAGLGYNIDVGDFRIAPTAKALFTHPEDGRDGFTVAVGGAAQYSFNSMWGLYGEYYYAPEAFSDRLDSYQEASGGLSFTPISLLNLRVGYQYIELNNKGSRKDNVLVDGPYVGASLRF; from the coding sequence ATGTTAAAGCAACTTGTTACTGGAAGCGTTTTGGGTCTGGCACTGCTGAGCAGCGGCGCGCAGGCAATTGAGGGCAGTGTTGACGTGGGTGAGCATAGCACCAACCTGAACCTTGGCCTCGGCACCACTTCACCGGGCCTGTTCCTGAAAGGCAACTGGCTGCGCAGCGATCACGATGGCAGCACCTACGGCGCGGGCCTCGGCTATAACATCGACGTGGGCGATTTCCGCATTGCACCTACTGCGAAAGCGCTGTTCACCCATCCGGAAGATGGTCGTGATGGCTTCACCGTGGCAGTGGGTGGTGCAGCGCAATACAGCTTCAACAGCATGTGGGGTCTGTACGGCGAATATTACTATGCGCCAGAAGCCTTCTCCGATCGTCTGGATAGCTACCAGGAAGCGTCGGGCGGCCTGAGCTTCACGCCGATCTCTCTGCTGAACCTGCGTGTGGGTTATCAGTACATCGAGCTCAACAATAAAGGCAGCCGCAAAGATAACGTACTGGTCGATGGCCCGTACGTCGGCGCGTCACTGCGTTTCTAA
- the actP gene encoding cation/acetate symporter ActP — MKRLLSIFLAVVPASVFATDAITGAVQRQATNYEAIIMFVVFVAATLGITYWASKRTRSRSDYYTAGGNITGFQNGLAIAGDFMSAASFLGISALVYTSGYDGLIYSLGFLVGWPMILFLIAERLRNLGRYTFADVASYRLAQKPIRTLSACGSLVVVALYLIAQMVGAGKLIQLLFGLDYHIAVVMVGILMVLYVLFGGMLATTWVQIIKAVLLLFGASFMAIMVMKAVGFSFNTLFTEAMAVHPKGAAIMQPGGLVKDPISALSLGLGLMFGTAGLPHILMRFFTVADAREARKSVFWATGFMGYFYFLTFIIGFGAILLVGANPAFKDASGALLGGTNMAAVHLANAVGGSLFLGFISAVAFATILAVVAGLTLAGASAVSHDLYASVIREGKATERDELRISKITVLVLGVVAIALGILFEKQNIAFMVGLAFSIAASCNFPIILLSMYWSKLTTRGAMVGGWLGLITAVLLMILGPTIWVQVLGHEKPIYPYEYPALFSMLAAFIGIWLFSITDHSARGAQERARFRGQFIRSQTGIGISQGKSH; from the coding sequence ATGAAGCGCCTGCTTTCAATATTTCTCGCGGTAGTGCCCGCCAGCGTGTTTGCCACCGATGCCATTACCGGCGCGGTACAACGGCAAGCCACCAACTATGAAGCCATTATCATGTTCGTGGTGTTTGTCGCCGCGACGCTCGGCATCACGTATTGGGCTTCCAAACGTACCCGCTCGCGCAGCGATTATTACACCGCAGGCGGCAATATCACCGGATTCCAGAACGGCCTCGCCATCGCCGGTGACTTTATGTCCGCCGCCTCCTTCCTCGGTATTTCTGCTCTGGTTTACACCTCGGGTTACGACGGGCTGATCTACTCGCTCGGCTTCCTCGTCGGCTGGCCGATGATCCTGTTTTTGATTGCCGAACGGTTGCGTAACCTCGGGCGCTATACCTTTGCCGATGTGGCTTCTTATCGCCTCGCGCAGAAACCGATCCGTACGCTGTCGGCTTGCGGCTCGCTGGTGGTGGTGGCGCTCTATCTGATTGCGCAGATGGTGGGTGCCGGTAAGCTGATCCAGCTGCTGTTTGGCCTCGACTACCATATCGCGGTGGTGATGGTCGGCATTTTGATGGTGCTGTACGTGCTGTTCGGCGGCATGCTGGCGACCACCTGGGTGCAGATCATCAAAGCGGTGCTGCTGCTGTTTGGTGCCAGCTTTATGGCGATTATGGTGATGAAAGCTGTTGGCTTTAGCTTCAATACGCTGTTCACCGAAGCGATGGCGGTGCACCCAAAAGGCGCGGCGATTATGCAGCCTGGCGGGCTGGTGAAAGATCCGATTTCGGCGCTCTCATTAGGTCTTGGTTTGATGTTCGGTACCGCCGGTTTGCCGCATATTCTGATGCGCTTCTTCACCGTGGCTGATGCGCGTGAAGCGCGTAAAAGCGTGTTCTGGGCCACCGGCTTTATGGGCTACTTCTACTTCCTGACCTTTATTATCGGCTTCGGCGCGATTTTGCTGGTGGGAGCGAATCCCGCCTTCAAAGACGCCAGCGGCGCATTGCTCGGCGGCACCAATATGGCGGCGGTGCATCTGGCGAATGCGGTCGGCGGCAGCCTGTTTCTCGGCTTTATCTCGGCGGTGGCCTTCGCCACCATTCTGGCGGTGGTGGCCGGTTTAACACTGGCGGGCGCGTCGGCGGTTTCACACGATCTTTATGCCAGCGTGATCCGCGAAGGTAAGGCGACGGAACGCGATGAACTGCGCATCTCGAAGATCACCGTGCTGGTGTTGGGCGTGGTGGCGATTGCGCTGGGGATTCTGTTTGAGAAACAGAACATTGCTTTCATGGTCGGCCTGGCGTTCTCGATTGCTGCCAGCTGTAACTTCCCGATCATTTTGCTGTCGATGTACTGGTCGAAACTGACCACGCGCGGCGCGATGGTGGGCGGTTGGCTGGGACTGATTACTGCGGTGCTGCTGATGATCCTTGGCCCGACGATTTGGGTGCAGGTGTTGGGGCATGAGAAGCCGATTTATCCGTATGAATATCCGGCGCTGTTTTCGATGCTGGCGGCGTTTATCGGTATCTGGCTGTTCTCAATTACCGACCATTCAGCACGCGGTGCGCAGGAGCGTGCGCGCTTCCGTGGGCAGTTTATTCGCTCGCAGACGGGGATTGGGATTTCGCAGGGTAAATCGCATTAA
- a CDS encoding DUF485 domain-containing protein, whose product MNETPEQEAVWQQVENNPRFHELVHKRQAFALLLSVIMLVLYIGFILLIAFAPGWLGTPLHAGTNVTRGIPIGVGLIVMSFVLTGVYVWRANGEFDRLTKQILSEVKS is encoded by the coding sequence ATGAACGAAACCCCTGAACAGGAAGCAGTCTGGCAACAAGTCGAGAATAATCCGCGCTTTCATGAGCTGGTGCACAAGCGCCAGGCGTTTGCGCTGCTGCTCAGCGTGATCATGCTGGTGCTCTACATCGGCTTTATTCTGTTGATCGCCTTCGCACCCGGCTGGCTCGGTACGCCGCTGCACGCCGGCACTAACGTCACGCGCGGTATTCCGATTGGTGTAGGTTTAATCGTGATGTCATTCGTGCTGACCGGCGTCTACGTGTGGCGCGCCAACGGCGAGTTTGATCGTCTGACCAAACAGATCCTGAGCGAGGTGAAATCATGA